Proteins from one Mycteria americana isolate JAX WOST 10 ecotype Jacksonville Zoo and Gardens chromosome 1, USCA_MyAme_1.0, whole genome shotgun sequence genomic window:
- the TMCC3 gene encoding transmembrane and coiled-coil domain protein 3 isoform X2: MLRKVERHDMNTLSLPLNIRRGGSDTNLNFDVPDGVLEFHKVKLSADSLKQKILKVTEQIKVEQTARDGNVAEYLKLVNSADKQQAGRIKQVFEKKNQKSAHSIAQLQKKLEQYHKKLKDIEQNGSSKSTKDTSKDNLKDTQHGKPRTFGHGTESSKSGVPGVSLTPPVFVFSKSREFANLIRNKFGSADNIAHLKNTLDEFRPETSSRTYGGSATIVAKPKYVSDDECSSGTSGSADSNGNTSFGPAVASTLDSQGKLSMILEELREIKETQSQLADDIENLKAQFKRDYGFISQMLQEERYRYVRLEDQLNDLTDLHQHETANLKQELASIEEKVAYQAYERSRDVQEALESCQTRVSKLELHQQEQQAQQSETVNAKVLLGKCINVILAFMTVILVCVSTIAKFIAPMMKSRFHIICTFFAVTLLAIFCKNWDHIICAIERMIIPR; this comes from the exons gTGGAAAGACATGACATGAATACCCTGAGTTTACCACTTAACATTCGCCGTGGAGGCTCTGACACCAACCTGAACTTTGATGTACCAGATGGGGTCCTAGAGTTTCACAAAGTCAAACTCAGTGCAGATAGCTTGAAACAGAAAATCCTCAAGGTTACAGAACAAATCAAAGTTGAACAAACAGCTCGAGATGGAAACGTGGCTGAGTATTTGAAACTGGTAAACAGTGCAGACAAGCAACAGGCCGGGCGCATTAAACAAGTCTTTGAGAAAAAGAACCAGAAATCTGCCCACTCCATTgcccagctgcagaagaaattGGAACAGTATCACAAAAAGCTCAAGGATATTGAACAAAATGGATCTTCCAAAAGTACTAAGGATACTTCCAAAGATAACTTGAAAGATACTCAGCATGGAAAGCCTCGTACCTTTGGGCATGGAACAGAGAGCAGCAAGTCGGGTGTGCCAGGTGTATCCTTGACACCACCTGTCTTTGTTTTCAGCAAGTCTAGAGAGTTTGCAAACCTGATACGAAACAAATTTGGTAGTGCAGACAACATTGCTCATCTCAAAAATACCTTGGATGAATTTCGGCCTGAAACGAGTTCTAGAACGTATGGGGGAAGTGCCACCATTGTTGCCAAACCAAAATATGTTAGCGATGATGAATGCTCAAGCGGGACCTCTGGCTCAGCAGATAGTAACGGGAATACTTCCTTTGGTCCTGCTGTGGCAAGTACCCTGGACAGCCAAGGAAAGCTTTCCATGATTTTGGAGGAACTAAGGGAAATTAAGGAGACACAGTCCCAATTAGCTGACGATATTGAGAATTTAAAAGCACAATTTAAAAGAGACTATGGCTTTATTTCTCAGATGTTACAAGAGGAAAGatatag ATACGTAAGATTGGAAGACCAGTTAAATGACCTCACTGATCTTCATCAACATGAGACAGCAAACTTGAAACAAGAGCTAGCCAGCATAGAGGAGAAAGTGGCATATCAGGCATATGAGCGATCACGAGATgttcag GAAGCCTTGGAATCATGCCAGACCCGGGTTTCAAAGTTGGAGCTCCATCAGCAagaacagcaagcacagcagtCCGAAACAGTTAATGCCAAAGTGCTCCTGGGGAAATGTATAAATGTTATCCTGGCCTTCATGACTGTCATCTTAGTGTGCGTTTCTACGATTGCGAAGTTCATTGCTCCTATGATGAAGAGCCGTTTTCATATCATTTGCACTTTTTTCGCAGTGACGCTGCTGGCAATATTTTGTAAAAACTGGGATCATATCATTTGTGCCATAGAAAGGATGATTATACCAAGATGA
- the TMCC3 gene encoding transmembrane and coiled-coil domain protein 3 isoform X1, which produces MPGSDTALAVDRTYSDPERHRRRKTRVERHDMNTLSLPLNIRRGGSDTNLNFDVPDGVLEFHKVKLSADSLKQKILKVTEQIKVEQTARDGNVAEYLKLVNSADKQQAGRIKQVFEKKNQKSAHSIAQLQKKLEQYHKKLKDIEQNGSSKSTKDTSKDNLKDTQHGKPRTFGHGTESSKSGVPGVSLTPPVFVFSKSREFANLIRNKFGSADNIAHLKNTLDEFRPETSSRTYGGSATIVAKPKYVSDDECSSGTSGSADSNGNTSFGPAVASTLDSQGKLSMILEELREIKETQSQLADDIENLKAQFKRDYGFISQMLQEERYRYVRLEDQLNDLTDLHQHETANLKQELASIEEKVAYQAYERSRDVQEALESCQTRVSKLELHQQEQQAQQSETVNAKVLLGKCINVILAFMTVILVCVSTIAKFIAPMMKSRFHIICTFFAVTLLAIFCKNWDHIICAIERMIIPR; this is translated from the exons gTGGAAAGACATGACATGAATACCCTGAGTTTACCACTTAACATTCGCCGTGGAGGCTCTGACACCAACCTGAACTTTGATGTACCAGATGGGGTCCTAGAGTTTCACAAAGTCAAACTCAGTGCAGATAGCTTGAAACAGAAAATCCTCAAGGTTACAGAACAAATCAAAGTTGAACAAACAGCTCGAGATGGAAACGTGGCTGAGTATTTGAAACTGGTAAACAGTGCAGACAAGCAACAGGCCGGGCGCATTAAACAAGTCTTTGAGAAAAAGAACCAGAAATCTGCCCACTCCATTgcccagctgcagaagaaattGGAACAGTATCACAAAAAGCTCAAGGATATTGAACAAAATGGATCTTCCAAAAGTACTAAGGATACTTCCAAAGATAACTTGAAAGATACTCAGCATGGAAAGCCTCGTACCTTTGGGCATGGAACAGAGAGCAGCAAGTCGGGTGTGCCAGGTGTATCCTTGACACCACCTGTCTTTGTTTTCAGCAAGTCTAGAGAGTTTGCAAACCTGATACGAAACAAATTTGGTAGTGCAGACAACATTGCTCATCTCAAAAATACCTTGGATGAATTTCGGCCTGAAACGAGTTCTAGAACGTATGGGGGAAGTGCCACCATTGTTGCCAAACCAAAATATGTTAGCGATGATGAATGCTCAAGCGGGACCTCTGGCTCAGCAGATAGTAACGGGAATACTTCCTTTGGTCCTGCTGTGGCAAGTACCCTGGACAGCCAAGGAAAGCTTTCCATGATTTTGGAGGAACTAAGGGAAATTAAGGAGACACAGTCCCAATTAGCTGACGATATTGAGAATTTAAAAGCACAATTTAAAAGAGACTATGGCTTTATTTCTCAGATGTTACAAGAGGAAAGatatag ATACGTAAGATTGGAAGACCAGTTAAATGACCTCACTGATCTTCATCAACATGAGACAGCAAACTTGAAACAAGAGCTAGCCAGCATAGAGGAGAAAGTGGCATATCAGGCATATGAGCGATCACGAGATgttcag GAAGCCTTGGAATCATGCCAGACCCGGGTTTCAAAGTTGGAGCTCCATCAGCAagaacagcaagcacagcagtCCGAAACAGTTAATGCCAAAGTGCTCCTGGGGAAATGTATAAATGTTATCCTGGCCTTCATGACTGTCATCTTAGTGTGCGTTTCTACGATTGCGAAGTTCATTGCTCCTATGATGAAGAGCCGTTTTCATATCATTTGCACTTTTTTCGCAGTGACGCTGCTGGCAATATTTTGTAAAAACTGGGATCATATCATTTGTGCCATAGAAAGGATGATTATACCAAGATGA
- the TMCC3 gene encoding transmembrane and coiled-coil domain protein 3 isoform X3 yields the protein MNTLSLPLNIRRGGSDTNLNFDVPDGVLEFHKVKLSADSLKQKILKVTEQIKVEQTARDGNVAEYLKLVNSADKQQAGRIKQVFEKKNQKSAHSIAQLQKKLEQYHKKLKDIEQNGSSKSTKDTSKDNLKDTQHGKPRTFGHGTESSKSGVPGVSLTPPVFVFSKSREFANLIRNKFGSADNIAHLKNTLDEFRPETSSRTYGGSATIVAKPKYVSDDECSSGTSGSADSNGNTSFGPAVASTLDSQGKLSMILEELREIKETQSQLADDIENLKAQFKRDYGFISQMLQEERYRYVRLEDQLNDLTDLHQHETANLKQELASIEEKVAYQAYERSRDVQEALESCQTRVSKLELHQQEQQAQQSETVNAKVLLGKCINVILAFMTVILVCVSTIAKFIAPMMKSRFHIICTFFAVTLLAIFCKNWDHIICAIERMIIPR from the exons ATGAATACCCTGAGTTTACCACTTAACATTCGCCGTGGAGGCTCTGACACCAACCTGAACTTTGATGTACCAGATGGGGTCCTAGAGTTTCACAAAGTCAAACTCAGTGCAGATAGCTTGAAACAGAAAATCCTCAAGGTTACAGAACAAATCAAAGTTGAACAAACAGCTCGAGATGGAAACGTGGCTGAGTATTTGAAACTGGTAAACAGTGCAGACAAGCAACAGGCCGGGCGCATTAAACAAGTCTTTGAGAAAAAGAACCAGAAATCTGCCCACTCCATTgcccagctgcagaagaaattGGAACAGTATCACAAAAAGCTCAAGGATATTGAACAAAATGGATCTTCCAAAAGTACTAAGGATACTTCCAAAGATAACTTGAAAGATACTCAGCATGGAAAGCCTCGTACCTTTGGGCATGGAACAGAGAGCAGCAAGTCGGGTGTGCCAGGTGTATCCTTGACACCACCTGTCTTTGTTTTCAGCAAGTCTAGAGAGTTTGCAAACCTGATACGAAACAAATTTGGTAGTGCAGACAACATTGCTCATCTCAAAAATACCTTGGATGAATTTCGGCCTGAAACGAGTTCTAGAACGTATGGGGGAAGTGCCACCATTGTTGCCAAACCAAAATATGTTAGCGATGATGAATGCTCAAGCGGGACCTCTGGCTCAGCAGATAGTAACGGGAATACTTCCTTTGGTCCTGCTGTGGCAAGTACCCTGGACAGCCAAGGAAAGCTTTCCATGATTTTGGAGGAACTAAGGGAAATTAAGGAGACACAGTCCCAATTAGCTGACGATATTGAGAATTTAAAAGCACAATTTAAAAGAGACTATGGCTTTATTTCTCAGATGTTACAAGAGGAAAGatatag ATACGTAAGATTGGAAGACCAGTTAAATGACCTCACTGATCTTCATCAACATGAGACAGCAAACTTGAAACAAGAGCTAGCCAGCATAGAGGAGAAAGTGGCATATCAGGCATATGAGCGATCACGAGATgttcag GAAGCCTTGGAATCATGCCAGACCCGGGTTTCAAAGTTGGAGCTCCATCAGCAagaacagcaagcacagcagtCCGAAACAGTTAATGCCAAAGTGCTCCTGGGGAAATGTATAAATGTTATCCTGGCCTTCATGACTGTCATCTTAGTGTGCGTTTCTACGATTGCGAAGTTCATTGCTCCTATGATGAAGAGCCGTTTTCATATCATTTGCACTTTTTTCGCAGTGACGCTGCTGGCAATATTTTGTAAAAACTGGGATCATATCATTTGTGCCATAGAAAGGATGATTATACCAAGATGA